The proteins below come from a single Chrysoperla carnea chromosome 1, inChrCarn1.1, whole genome shotgun sequence genomic window:
- the LOC123290895 gene encoding protein Rae1, whose product MSFMNPSSLGAFGTQQATTVNVNPMKDFEVTSPPEDSVSSLRFSPPSLPQIFLIAGSWDCNVRCWEVEQTGKTVPKSMQSMAGPVLDVCWSDDGTKVFMAGCDKQVKVWDLASNQTMQVAQHDAPVKTCHWIKAPNYTCLMTGSWDKTLKFWDTRSPAPMLSINLPERCYCADVDYPMAVVGTANRGLIVYQLEGQPKEFKRVESPLKYQHRCVAIFRDDKKVPTGYALGSVEGRVAIQYVNPTDPKNNFTFKCHRSNGVPNGVQDIYAVNDIAFHPIHGTLATVGSDGTFSFWDKDARTKLKPSETMEQPITRCAINHTGQIFAYSVSYDWSKGHEFYNPMKKNYIFLHSCYDEMAPRPSNTVKN is encoded by the exons atgtctttTATGAATCCGAGTTCGTTGGGGGCATTTGGTACTCAACAAGCAACTACAGTTAATGTAAATCCTATGAAAGATTTTGAAGTGACTTCACCCCCTGAAGATTCAGTTAGTTCCTTAAGATTTTCGCCACCTTCACttccacaaatatttttaattgccgGTAGTTGGGATTGTAat gTACGATGTTGGGAAGTCGAACAAACTGGAAAGACAGTTCCAAAGTCCATGCAATCGATGGCTGGCCCAGTTTTAGATGTGTGTTGGAGTGAT gaTGGAACAAAAGTATTCATGGCTGGTTGCGATAAACAAGTAAAAGTTTGGGATTTAGCGTCGAATCAAACAATGCAAGTTGCGCAGCACGATGCTCCAGTTAAAACTTGTCATTGGATAAAAGCACCAAACTATACATGCTTAATGACTGGATCGTGGGATAAAACGCTTAAATTTTGGGATACACGAAGTCCTGCACCAATGTTAAGTATAAATTTACCGGAACGTTGTTATTGTGCTGATGTTGATTATCCAATGGCTGTTGTTGGAACTGCAAATCGTGGTTTAATTGTATATCAATTAGAAGGACAACCAAAAGAATTTAAACGTGTTGAATCGCCGTTAAAGTATCAACATCGTTGTGTGGCCATTTTTAGAGATGATAAAAAAGTACCTACAGGATATGCGTTAGGTAGTGTTGAAGGTCGCGTTGCAATTCAGTACGTGAATCCAACAGATCCAAAgaacaattttacatttaagtgCCATCGATCCAATGGTGTACCAAATGGGGTACAAGATATATACGCAGTTAACGATATAG ctTTTCATCCAATTCATGGAACTTTAGCAACAGTAGGTTCAGATGGGACATTTTCATTTTGGGATAAAGATGcacgaacaaaattaaaaccatCCGAAACAATGGAACAACCGATTACACGATGTGCAATTAATCATACTGgtcaaatatttgcatattcCGTTAGTTACGACTGGAGTAag GGCCATGAATTTTACAACCCAATGAAgaagaattatatatttttacattcctGTTACGATGAGATGGCACCACGACCTTCGAATAC TGTGAAGAATTAA
- the LOC123290903 gene encoding NADH dehydrogenase [ubiquinone] 1 beta subcomplex subunit 3: MGGDHHHHGPPYKVPDYRIYKVEDAPQLVQLRDALAAKGLRDPWIRNEVWRFNPQHFGTHGERIRGLLFRGFKWGLIAAVATVAAEKAYDAAFPSEHGHGHGHH, encoded by the exons ATGGGTGGAGATCACCATCACCACGGACCCCCTTATAAAGTTCCAGACTATAGAATTTATAAAGTAGAAGATGCTCCTCAATTAGTTCAATTGCGCGATGCACTTGCCGCAAAAGGGCTTAGAGATCCGTGGATAAG AAACGAAGTATGGCGATTTAATCCACAACATTTTGGTACACATGGTGAAAGAATACGAGGTTTATTATTCCGTGGTTTTAAATGGGGATTAATTGCAGCTGTCGCAACTGTAGCTGCAGAAAAAGCTTATGATGCTGCATTTCCATCTGAACATGGGCATGGACATGGCCATCactag